A single window of Vibrio gazogenes DNA harbors:
- a CDS encoding methyl-accepting chemotaxis protein: MKHLSLLARFSAAGFISILLVCFLFIWGAVRLAQQLSDDFIFTKMAGLEQQVQFQIDSILSKSQLAVDTIAALPDVQKAVAQHDKNKLSELFDAQWPQIRASGVSQFQFHIPPAYSLYRVHKPGKSGDDLSSFRHTVVDVNTSHRPISGIEAGVAGLGLRYVAPIRFEGKPVGSVEFGMTLNRETFANLLRDKLTDVAIRVQKNDGLKDVVTPRTGGVSVLTPEQYQQVISGQTMDIRSEQQGHETAIRVFPLQDYSGKAIGVVEVSYRISQLQAMIWSDISMMMIFGLLSAFVVAAGLIWMTRYSIRPMKDIIDAIEKMVEGQQGLDARLEDGGPREIASLTRVFNRFCDKLQATFYQMSDAINHMVVQSDHLSNESVMTDKGMKEQKDQLTYVSTAMTEMTATVHDVTQNIVQAADSTSQANDQSQVSKAVLQKAINQMLQLDESIHQIGDLSSQVHEASTSIASILEVIQNISEQTNLLALNAAIEAARAGEQGRGFAVVAGEVRNLAQKTQASTEEIRQKITILENSVNATIVVIQSSQEQARQSVDNVQVAGGAISEMEHSVGQINEMTTQIAAASEQQVQVSDEVNANISKIHELAETTASSSLLTAKLSAEIANDVEQLNKYCTSFGGDSDAQKLKQAKTSHLAWKTVIRSYLSGLTQMNQQEIVSHKECHFGQWYDAVGRQKFSDIPAAAAIDMPHSEMHATIKKIIQAKESGDMMAADRLFQDMEKYSADLIALLDEIILQVEQQETAEKQKIC, translated from the coding sequence ATGAAACATCTCAGTTTACTTGCTCGTTTTAGTGCCGCAGGCTTTATATCGATTCTCTTGGTCTGCTTTTTATTTATCTGGGGCGCGGTGCGTTTAGCTCAGCAGTTATCGGATGACTTTATTTTTACAAAGATGGCCGGGCTGGAACAACAGGTACAGTTCCAAATCGATTCGATCCTGTCCAAAAGTCAGTTAGCGGTAGATACGATTGCCGCTTTGCCTGACGTCCAAAAAGCCGTCGCACAGCATGATAAGAATAAATTGAGTGAGCTATTTGATGCGCAATGGCCACAGATCCGGGCATCGGGGGTCAGCCAGTTTCAATTCCACATTCCGCCAGCCTACTCACTCTATCGGGTTCATAAACCGGGGAAAAGTGGTGATGACTTATCGTCTTTTCGCCATACGGTGGTTGATGTCAATACTTCGCATCGGCCTATCTCCGGAATTGAAGCGGGTGTTGCAGGGCTTGGTTTGCGTTATGTTGCCCCGATCCGTTTTGAAGGGAAACCTGTCGGTAGTGTCGAATTCGGGATGACACTAAACCGGGAGACCTTCGCGAATTTGCTCAGAGATAAACTGACGGATGTCGCGATTCGCGTTCAGAAAAATGATGGATTGAAGGATGTAGTCACTCCCCGGACAGGCGGTGTGTCGGTTTTGACACCGGAGCAATATCAGCAGGTTATTTCCGGTCAGACGATGGATATCCGTTCAGAGCAGCAAGGTCATGAAACAGCCATCAGAGTTTTCCCGCTGCAAGACTATTCCGGAAAAGCTATCGGGGTGGTTGAAGTCAGCTATCGTATCTCCCAGTTGCAAGCGATGATTTGGTCTGATATCAGCATGATGATGATATTCGGGCTGCTCAGTGCGTTCGTCGTCGCCGCTGGATTGATATGGATGACCCGCTACTCAATCCGTCCGATGAAGGACATCATTGATGCCATCGAAAAAATGGTTGAAGGACAACAAGGCTTAGATGCCAGACTGGAAGACGGTGGCCCTCGGGAGATCGCAAGCCTGACCCGGGTTTTCAATCGTTTTTGCGATAAATTGCAGGCGACTTTTTACCAAATGTCAGATGCGATCAATCATATGGTCGTCCAGTCCGATCATTTATCGAACGAATCGGTGATGACCGACAAAGGGATGAAGGAACAAAAAGATCAGCTGACCTATGTGTCAACAGCGATGACGGAAATGACGGCAACGGTACATGATGTTACCCAGAATATTGTGCAGGCTGCCGACAGTACATCACAGGCAAATGATCAATCTCAGGTCAGTAAAGCCGTGCTGCAAAAAGCTATCAATCAGATGCTGCAACTGGACGAATCTATCCATCAGATCGGGGATCTGAGTTCTCAGGTCCATGAAGCCAGTACTTCAATCGCATCGATTCTCGAAGTCATACAAAATATTTCTGAACAGACGAATTTATTGGCTCTGAATGCAGCAATTGAGGCCGCCCGTGCGGGAGAGCAGGGAAGGGGGTTTGCTGTGGTTGCCGGTGAAGTGAGAAATCTGGCACAGAAAACGCAGGCATCAACGGAGGAGATCCGCCAGAAAATTACGATTCTGGAAAACAGTGTGAATGCTACGATTGTGGTGATTCAGTCCAGTCAAGAACAGGCGCGACAAAGTGTGGATAATGTTCAGGTTGCCGGTGGGGCAATCTCTGAGATGGAACATTCTGTCGGGCAGATTAATGAGATGACGACTCAGATAGCGGCCGCCTCGGAACAACAAGTTCAGGTCTCCGATGAAGTGAATGCGAACATCAGTAAAATTCATGAGTTAGCCGAGACGACTGCCAGCTCCTCACTTCTGACTGCGAAATTATCCGCGGAGATTGCCAATGATGTGGAACAACTGAATAAATACTGTACCAGTTTCGGCGGCGATTCTGATGCGCAGAAATTGAAACAGGCAAAAACATCTCATCTGGCATGGAAAACGGTTATCCGCAGTTATCTGTCCGGATTAACGCAGATGAATCAGCAAGAAATCGTCTCTCATAAAGAGTGTCATTTCGGTCAGTGGTATGACGCGGTCGGTCGGCAGAAATTTAGCGACATTCCGGCTGCGGCGGCAATTGATATGCCGCATAGTGAGATGCACGCAACCATCAAGAAAATTATTCAGGCCAAAGAAAGCGGTGACATGATGGCGGCTGATCGTTTATTTCAGGATATGGAAAAATATTCCGCTGATCTTATCGCACTGCTCGATGAAATTATTCTTCAGGTCGAGCAGCAGGAAACCGCTGAAAAGCAAAAGATTTGTTGA
- a CDS encoding GNAT family N-acetyltransferase has translation MQLFETDRLIARQLSFQDVPALAEILSDPEVMKYSVRGVCDEEATRKFIDWCIECYSSHGLGPWALSEKESGDLIGFCGVGPELVGEVEEINLGYRLARRYWHQGLATEAAKGVINYAFDLKRCESIVVIIEPEHTASVRVAEKAGFGDYTVQEFHNRLVRLYRLKFKNWALHNKSMQAD, from the coding sequence GTGCAACTGTTTGAAACGGATAGATTGATCGCAAGGCAGTTATCTTTCCAGGACGTTCCAGCACTAGCTGAGATTCTAAGTGACCCGGAAGTTATGAAGTATTCCGTTCGTGGAGTTTGCGACGAGGAGGCCACCCGTAAATTTATAGACTGGTGCATTGAGTGTTATTCATCACACGGACTCGGCCCATGGGCTTTGTCTGAGAAAGAATCGGGTGACCTTATTGGCTTCTGCGGTGTTGGCCCTGAGTTAGTCGGTGAAGTTGAGGAAATTAATCTAGGTTATCGATTGGCGCGTAGGTACTGGCATCAAGGGCTCGCGACTGAAGCTGCAAAAGGTGTTATAAATTATGCTTTCGATCTAAAACGCTGTGAATCGATAGTTGTTATCATCGAGCCGGAACATACCGCATCTGTCAGGGTTGCCGAGAAGGCGGGATTTGGGGATTACACGGTTCAGGAGTTTCATAACCGACTGGTGCGGCTATATAGACTGAAGTTTAAAAACTGGGCATTGCATAACAAATCAATGCAGGCGGACTAA
- a CDS encoding chloramphenicol phosphotransferase CPT family protein encodes MSKIIFLNGTCSSGKSTLAKQIQAQAPIPFWHFASDQLVEVGMLPKRKNDGGVFDWKFNRPKFFTAFHTCIKSILDSGNNVILDHIIESNEWYDELKVMLAGHDLFFVGVHCPISILRERELGRDDRHIGNRYSGEAEYHLAHVHSYSEYDFELDTSIQTPLESAQIVLDAWSSRSSSRFFER; translated from the coding sequence ATGTCAAAAATTATCTTTCTAAACGGGACTTGCAGTAGCGGAAAGTCTACGCTTGCAAAACAAATTCAGGCTCAAGCGCCAATTCCTTTTTGGCACTTCGCTTCGGATCAACTAGTGGAAGTGGGTATGCTTCCAAAGCGCAAAAATGATGGTGGAGTGTTTGATTGGAAGTTCAATCGTCCAAAGTTTTTTACTGCCTTCCATACGTGTATAAAATCGATATTAGATTCAGGAAACAATGTCATCTTAGACCATATAATTGAGTCGAATGAATGGTACGATGAACTAAAGGTAATGTTAGCTGGTCATGACTTATTCTTTGTTGGCGTTCACTGTCCAATTAGTATTTTACGTGAAAGGGAGTTAGGGCGAGACGATCGACATATTGGCAATAGGTACAGTGGCGAGGCTGAATACCACTTAGCGCATGTACATAGTTACTCGGAGTATGATTTTGAGCTTGATACAAGTATTCAAACGCCATTAGAGAGTGCTCAAATAGTCTTGGATGCATGGTCATCTCGGTCGTCATCAAGGTTCTTTGAACGTTGA
- a CDS encoding SMI1/KNR4 family protein gives MENLSDIKNMLDGIWNEPLHSDLVTKKIDVSIYDELSSSIPDSSVLIKEVFPEDELLEIWNNYKPYLEEYSIFPFLGTLGEAVICIGYGSYNLGKIFYFDFDFGQFCLDNDSLNVFLSKLID, from the coding sequence ATGGAAAATTTATCTGATATCAAAAATATGTTAGATGGTATATGGAATGAGCCTTTGCATAGTGATCTAGTCACTAAAAAAATCGATGTTTCTATCTATGATGAATTAAGCAGCAGTATTCCTGATAGTAGTGTGTTAATAAAAGAAGTTTTCCCAGAAGATGAACTGTTGGAAATATGGAATAACTATAAACCATATTTGGAAGAATATAGTATTTTCCCATTTTTAGGTACGTTGGGAGAGGCTGTAATATGTATTGGGTATGGGAGTTATAATTTAGGTAAAATATTCTATTTTGACTTCGATTTTGGTCAGTTTTGCTTGGATAATGATTCATTGAATGTCTTCTTATCTAAATTAATTGATTAG
- a CDS encoding HNH endonuclease, translated as MDNKATNCPRSPVNPDRIVNGRKIINSDLAGTKVKTAGGDVWFDNDGFPDFSPYSQKSVRVDGLTGDMSNDVPLAMKKANLSTYDETNYVWHHHQDTKTMMLVPRSVHSVRNDGVAHTGGRAVMQHNLKNPTIKLQYPSPPEKL; from the coding sequence TTGGATAATAAGGCAACTAATTGTCCGAGGAGTCCGGTTAATCCAGATCGAATTGTTAATGGAAGAAAAATCATTAATTCTGATTTAGCCGGTACAAAAGTTAAAACTGCGGGTGGTGATGTTTGGTTTGATAATGATGGATTTCCTGATTTTTCACCTTATTCACAGAAAAGTGTTCGTGTAGATGGACTCACGGGTGATATGTCGAACGATGTACCTCTTGCAATGAAAAAAGCTAATTTATCAACATATGATGAGACAAATTATGTATGGCACCATCATCAGGATACAAAAACTATGATGTTAGTTCCACGTAGTGTACATTCTGTGAGAAATGACGGCGTAGCACACACAGGAGGACGGGCAGTCATGCAGCATAACCTGAAAAATCCTACGATTAAATTACAATATCCTTCACCACCAGAGAAGTTATAA